The Pseudomonas extremaustralis genome contains a region encoding:
- the xylF gene encoding D-xylose ABC transporter substrate-binding protein has product MNTCKRTLLATALALLALPVMADPAHPKIGFSIDDLRLERWSRDRDYFVAAAEKLDAKVFVQSADANEQKQISQIENLISRGVDVIVIVPFNATVLTNAVAEAKKAGIKVVSYDRLILNADIDAYISFDNEKVGEMQASGVLQAAPKGNYFLLGGAPTDNNAKVLREGQMKVLQPAIDKGDIKIVGQQWVKEWNPTEALSIVENALTRNDNKIDAIVASNDATAGGAIQALAAQKLAGKVPISGQDADLAAVKRVLDGTQTMTVYKPLKLIASEAAKLSVQLARNEKPTYSSQYDNGSKKVDTILLTPTPLTKANIDLLEKDGFYTKEQIGL; this is encoded by the coding sequence ATGAACACATGCAAACGCACCCTGCTCGCCACTGCCCTGGCCCTGCTCGCCCTGCCGGTGATGGCCGATCCGGCCCATCCGAAAATCGGCTTTTCCATCGACGACCTGCGCCTGGAACGCTGGTCCCGCGACCGTGACTACTTCGTCGCGGCGGCGGAGAAACTCGATGCCAAAGTCTTCGTGCAGTCCGCCGATGCCAACGAACAGAAGCAGATTTCCCAGATCGAAAACCTCATCTCCCGTGGCGTCGATGTGATCGTCATCGTGCCGTTCAACGCCACCGTACTGACCAACGCCGTCGCCGAAGCCAAGAAGGCCGGGATCAAGGTGGTGTCCTATGACCGGCTGATCCTCAATGCCGACATCGACGCGTATATCTCCTTCGATAACGAAAAAGTCGGCGAGATGCAGGCCAGCGGCGTGCTGCAAGCGGCGCCCAAGGGCAACTACTTCCTGCTCGGCGGCGCGCCCACCGACAACAACGCCAAGGTCCTGCGCGAAGGCCAGATGAAGGTGCTGCAACCGGCCATCGACAAGGGCGATATCAAGATTGTCGGCCAGCAGTGGGTCAAGGAATGGAACCCCACCGAAGCCCTGAGCATCGTCGAAAACGCCCTGACCCGGAACGACAACAAAATCGACGCCATCGTCGCCTCCAACGACGCCACCGCCGGCGGTGCGATCCAGGCCCTGGCCGCGCAGAAGCTGGCGGGCAAGGTGCCGATCTCCGGGCAAGACGCCGACCTCGCCGCCGTCAAGCGCGTGCTCGACGGTACCCAGACCATGACCGTGTACAAGCCGCTCAAGCTGATCGCCTCGGAAGCCGCCAAGCTCTCGGTGCAACTGGCGCGCAATGAAAAACCCACCTACAGCTCGCAATACGACAACGGCAGCAAGAAAGTCGACACCATCCTGCTCACCCCAACTCCATTGACCAAGGCCAATATCGACCTGCTCGAGAAAGACGGCTTCTACACCAAAGAGCAGATCGGCCTGTAG
- a CDS encoding response regulator transcription factor, which produces MRILLVEDDPMIGDAIQRALSDASYAADWVKNGLTALAALDAQPYDLVLLDLGLPGKDGLQVLDIIRARNNPVPLLIITARDSLDDRLRGLDGGADDYVLKPFDMPELLARMRAVLRRKGGSASSLLGNGVVSLDLLSKEASTEDLSGVALSNREFALLQALLIRPGTILSRSELEDRLYGWGNEVESNAIEFLIHALRRKLGSHVIKNVRGMGWMVSKNV; this is translated from the coding sequence ATGCGCATATTGCTGGTCGAAGACGACCCCATGATTGGCGATGCGATCCAGCGCGCACTCAGCGACGCAAGCTACGCCGCCGATTGGGTCAAGAACGGCCTCACCGCCCTGGCCGCGCTCGACGCCCAGCCCTACGACCTGGTGCTGCTCGACCTCGGCCTGCCCGGCAAGGACGGCCTGCAAGTGCTGGACATCATCCGCGCGCGCAACAACCCGGTGCCGCTGCTGATCATCACCGCCCGCGACAGCCTCGACGACCGCCTGCGCGGCCTCGATGGCGGTGCCGACGACTATGTGCTCAAGCCTTTCGACATGCCCGAACTGCTCGCCCGTATGCGCGCCGTGCTGCGCCGCAAAGGCGGCAGCGCTTCGTCGTTGCTTGGCAACGGCGTGGTGTCTCTCGACCTGCTCTCCAAAGAAGCCAGCACCGAGGACCTGAGCGGCGTGGCACTCTCCAATCGTGAATTTGCGCTGTTGCAGGCATTGCTGATCCGCCCGGGGACCATCCTGTCGCGCAGCGAACTGGAAGACCGCCTCTACGGCTGGGGCAATGAGGTCGAGAGCAACGCCATCGAGTTCTTGATTCACGCCTTGCGGCGCAAGTTGGGAAGTCACGTGATCAAGAACGTCAGGGGCATGGGATGGATGGTTTCAAAAAACGTTTGA
- a CDS encoding ABC transporter ATP-binding protein: MNALELTALCKTFGTQQALADVSLAVPNGCRTVIVGPSGSGKTTLLRMIAGFEFPDSGSLTLNGQVLVDATHAVPAHQRQIGYVPQDGALFPHMTVADNIGFGLATQSEARHARIAELMDSVALDANMARRWPHELSGGQQQRVALARALAQQPRLMLLDEPFSALDTGLRSAMRKMVARLLSDAGITTILVTHDQSEALSFADQLAVMRQGRLVQSGHPMALYQYPIDEQTALFLGEAVVMTARIEAGWAHCALGRVPVDHQTSQGTTRIMLRPEQVLLSTTDGGGCRGVVTEREFGGNTCTLTVALQADGDVPGQAILVRSSGLQAPDVGSVVHLTTVGTAHVLKKPTALSPG; this comes from the coding sequence ATGAACGCCCTCGAACTCACTGCACTCTGCAAAACCTTCGGCACCCAACAGGCCTTGGCCGACGTCAGCCTGGCGGTGCCCAACGGCTGCCGCACGGTGATCGTCGGGCCTTCCGGCTCCGGCAAGACCACCTTGCTGCGCATGATTGCCGGCTTCGAATTTCCCGACAGCGGCAGCCTGACCCTCAATGGCCAAGTGCTGGTGGATGCCACCCACGCCGTGCCGGCGCACCAGCGCCAGATCGGCTATGTGCCGCAGGACGGTGCGCTGTTCCCGCACATGACCGTGGCCGACAACATCGGCTTCGGCCTGGCCACCCAGAGCGAAGCACGACACGCACGCATCGCCGAACTGATGGACAGCGTCGCCCTCGACGCCAACATGGCCCGACGCTGGCCCCACGAGCTGTCCGGCGGCCAGCAGCAACGGGTGGCGCTGGCGCGGGCGTTGGCGCAACAGCCCCGGTTGATGCTGCTGGATGAGCCGTTTTCCGCACTGGACACCGGCCTGCGCTCGGCCATGCGCAAGATGGTGGCGCGGTTGCTGAGCGACGCGGGCATCACCACGATCCTGGTCACCCACGATCAAAGCGAGGCGCTGTCGTTCGCCGACCAATTGGCGGTGATGCGCCAGGGACGCCTGGTGCAATCGGGCCATCCAATGGCGCTGTACCAGTACCCCATCGATGAGCAGACCGCGTTGTTTCTCGGTGAAGCCGTGGTCATGACCGCCAGGATCGAGGCCGGTTGGGCCCACTGCGCGCTGGGGCGCGTGCCGGTCGACCACCAGACCAGCCAGGGTACGACACGGATCATGCTGCGCCCGGAGCAAGTGCTCCTGAGTACCACCGACGGTGGCGGCTGCCGCGGCGTGGTCACCGAACGCGAATTCGGCGGCAATACCTGCACCCTGACCGTGGCATTGCAAGCGGATGGGGACGTGCCCGGCCAGGCCATCCTGGTGCGCAGCTCGGGCCTGCAAGCGCCTGACGTGGGGAGCGTGGTGCACCTCACCACCGTGGGCACGGCCCATGTGCTGAAAAAACCCACGGCCCTCAGTCCCGGCTAA
- a CDS encoding iron ABC transporter substrate-binding protein, which yields MTTRRPSFVKKALLVTALVSAGHVYAASEPVGIVVYNAQHESLTKAWVEGFTQDTGIPVTIRNGDDTEMGNQLVQEGAASPADVFLTENSPAMVLVDNAGLFAPVAPTTLEQVDAAYRPAHGKWVGIAARSTVFVYNPSTLKESDLPKSLLDLASPSWKGRWAASPAGADFQAIVAAMLELKGEAATLDWLKAMKTNASIYRGNSAVLKAVNAGQVDSGVIYHYYSFVDQSKTGENSKNTQLHYFKHQDPGAFVSISGGGVLASSKHKEQAQAFLKWITGKDGQAVLKDGNSFEYAVGQNAQSNPKLTPLVQLDAPKVDASKLNSKKAVELMTQAGLL from the coding sequence ATGACCACCCGCCGTCCTTCGTTCGTCAAAAAAGCCCTGCTGGTCACCGCCCTGGTCAGCGCCGGCCATGTGTATGCCGCCAGCGAGCCGGTCGGTATCGTGGTCTACAACGCCCAGCACGAAAGCCTCACCAAGGCGTGGGTCGAAGGGTTCACCCAGGACACCGGGATCCCGGTGACCATCCGCAACGGCGACGACACCGAGATGGGCAACCAGCTGGTGCAGGAAGGCGCGGCCTCTCCGGCGGACGTGTTCCTCACCGAAAACTCCCCGGCCATGGTGCTGGTGGACAACGCCGGCTTGTTCGCGCCGGTCGCCCCGACCACCCTGGAACAAGTGGACGCCGCCTACCGCCCGGCCCACGGCAAATGGGTGGGCATCGCCGCGCGCTCCACGGTGTTTGTGTATAACCCGAGCACCTTGAAAGAAAGCGACCTGCCCAAATCCCTGCTGGACCTGGCGTCGCCAAGCTGGAAAGGCCGTTGGGCCGCCTCGCCGGCCGGTGCCGACTTCCAGGCCATCGTCGCCGCCATGCTGGAACTCAAGGGCGAGGCCGCGACCCTCGACTGGCTCAAGGCAATGAAGACCAACGCCAGCATCTACCGGGGCAACAGCGCGGTGCTCAAGGCCGTCAACGCCGGCCAGGTCGACAGCGGCGTGATTTATCACTACTACAGCTTCGTCGACCAATCCAAGACCGGCGAAAACAGCAAGAACACTCAACTGCACTACTTCAAACACCAGGACCCGGGCGCGTTCGTGAGCATTTCCGGAGGGGGTGTGTTGGCTTCCAGCAAGCACAAGGAACAGGCCCAGGCCTTCCTGAAGTGGATCACCGGCAAAGACGGCCAGGCGGTGCTCAAGGACGGTAATTCGTTCGAATACGCGGTCGGCCAGAACGCCCAATCCAACCCCAAGCTGACCCCACTGGTGCAATTGGACGCCCCAAAGGTCGACGCGTCGAAGCTCAACAGCAAAAAGGCTGTCGAGCTGATGACCCAGGCCGGACTGCTCTGA
- the xylG gene encoding D-xylose ABC transporter ATP-binding protein, whose translation MSDYLLQMNGIVKRFGGVNALNGIDIKVRPGECVGLCGENGAGKSTLMKVLSAVYPHGTWDGEILWDGQPLKAQSISDTEAAGIVIIHQELTLVPDLSVAENIFMGHELTLPGGRMNYPAMIHRAEALMRELKVPDMNVALPVSQYGGGYQQLVEIAKALNKQARLLILDEPSSALTRSEIEVLLDIIRDLKAKGVACVYISHKLDEVAAVCDTITVIRDGQHIATTAMADMDIPQIITQMVGREMSNLYPTEPHDIGEVLFEARHVTCYDVDNPRRKRVDDISFVLKRGEILGIAGLVGAGRTELVSALFGAYPGRYSAEVWLDGQVIDTRTPLKSIRAGLCMVPEDRKRQGIIPDLGVGQNITLAVLDTFAHLTRIDAEAELGSIDRQIARMHLKTASPFLPITSLSGGNQQKAVLAKMLMAKPKVLILDEPTRGVDVGAKYEIYKLMGALAAEGVAIIMVSSELAEVLGVSNRVLVIGDGQLRGDFINEGLTQEQVLAAALSQNNNDRKTA comes from the coding sequence ATGTCCGACTACCTGCTGCAAATGAACGGCATCGTCAAACGCTTCGGCGGTGTCAACGCGCTCAATGGCATCGATATCAAGGTGCGGCCGGGGGAATGTGTCGGCCTGTGCGGCGAGAACGGTGCCGGTAAATCCACCTTGATGAAAGTGCTGTCGGCGGTCTATCCCCATGGCACCTGGGACGGCGAAATCCTCTGGGACGGGCAGCCGCTCAAGGCCCAGTCGATCAGCGATACCGAGGCCGCCGGCATCGTCATCATTCACCAGGAACTGACCCTGGTACCGGACCTGTCGGTGGCCGAAAACATCTTCATGGGCCACGAACTGACCCTGCCCGGCGGGCGCATGAACTACCCGGCGATGATCCACCGCGCCGAAGCACTGATGCGTGAACTCAAAGTGCCGGACATGAACGTCGCGCTGCCGGTGTCGCAGTACGGCGGCGGTTACCAGCAACTGGTGGAAATCGCCAAGGCCCTGAATAAACAGGCACGCCTGCTGATCCTCGACGAACCCTCCTCGGCCCTGACCCGCTCGGAAATCGAGGTACTGCTCGACATCATCCGTGACCTCAAGGCCAAGGGCGTGGCCTGCGTGTACATCTCCCACAAGCTCGATGAAGTGGCGGCGGTGTGCGACACCATCACCGTGATCCGCGACGGCCAACACATCGCAACCACCGCCATGGCCGACATGGACATCCCGCAGATCATCACGCAGATGGTCGGGCGCGAAATGAGCAACCTCTACCCCACCGAGCCCCACGACATCGGCGAGGTGCTGTTCGAAGCGCGCCACGTCACCTGCTACGACGTCGACAACCCCCGGCGCAAACGCGTGGACGACATCTCCTTCGTGCTCAAACGCGGGGAAATCCTCGGCATTGCCGGACTGGTCGGCGCCGGACGCACCGAACTGGTCTCGGCCTTGTTCGGCGCCTACCCCGGTCGCTACAGCGCCGAAGTCTGGCTCGACGGCCAGGTGATCGACACGCGCACGCCGCTCAAATCCATCCGCGCCGGGCTGTGCATGGTGCCCGAGGACCGCAAGCGCCAGGGCATCATTCCCGACCTGGGCGTGGGCCAGAACATCACCCTGGCGGTACTCGACACCTTTGCCCACCTGACCCGCATCGATGCCGAAGCCGAGCTGGGCAGCATCGACCGGCAGATCGCGCGCATGCACCTCAAGACCGCCAGCCCGTTCCTGCCGATCACCAGCCTGTCCGGCGGCAATCAGCAAAAGGCCGTGCTGGCGAAAATGCTCATGGCCAAGCCCAAGGTGCTGATCCTCGATGAGCCGACGCGCGGCGTGGACGTGGGCGCCAAGTACGAGATCTACAAGCTGATGGGTGCGCTGGCAGCCGAAGGCGTGGCGATCATCATGGTCTCCTCGGAACTGGCCGAAGTGCTCGGCGTGTCCAACCGCGTGCTGGTGATCGGCGACGGCCAGTTGCGCGGCGATTTCATCAACGAAGGGCTCACCCAGGAACAGGTGCTCGCCGCCGCGCTCAGCCAAAATAATAATGATCGGAAGACCGCTTAG
- a CDS encoding DUF6124 family protein, whose product MTKALPDPPHDPVKDRAAFNRAIDHYLPTQGVHAVNEDLSFEDALLYTASLLDSASATALDCGELLDKPERAKILAVWHLLEIAKATVDRSIECLKPTKTTA is encoded by the coding sequence ATGACCAAAGCCCTACCCGACCCACCCCACGACCCCGTCAAAGACCGCGCCGCCTTCAACCGCGCCATCGACCATTACCTGCCCACCCAAGGCGTCCACGCCGTCAACGAAGACCTGAGCTTCGAAGATGCCCTGCTCTACACCGCCAGTCTGCTGGACAGCGCTTCGGCCACGGCGCTCGATTGCGGCGAGCTGCTGGACAAGCCCGAGCGGGCGAAGATTCTGGCGGTGTGGCATTTACTGGAAATCGCCAAGGCCACGGTGGATCGCTCCATCGAGTGCCTCAAGCCGACAAAGACCACGGCCTGA
- a CDS encoding ABC transporter permease produces the protein MLPESSIPGIAHAPPRKRPHGRFKSRGGTWVTSLSVLVSLLALLPIAFVIGVSWQIGWAQIEALVWRPRVGELLVNTVLLVLFTLPLCVALGIALAWLTERSNLPGRRAWSLLAVAPLAVPAFVHSYAWVSLVPSIHGLPAGVLVSVIAYFPFLYLPVAATLRRLDPAIEDVAESLGLKPWAVFWRVVLPQLRLAICGGALLVGLHLLAEYGLYAMIRFDTFTTAIFDQFKSTFNGPAANMLAAVLALCCLAMLTVEASARGHARYARVGSGSAREQRIVRLSPATTLLALGLQAITCALALGVPLFTLGKWLIAGGREVWQFSELLPALEQTVLLGIAGAVLTTCAAVPIAWLSIRAPGRLQRILESCNYITSSLPGIVVALALVTVTIHFARPIYQTTITVLLAYLLMFLPRALVSLRAGIAQAPVELENMARSLGRSPGRALWLITMRLAAPAAAAGAALVFLAITNELTATLLLAPNGTRTLATGFWAMTSEIDYAAAAPYALIMILLSLPLTGLLYHQSKRTAGR, from the coding sequence TTGCTGCCTGAATCGTCGATCCCCGGCATCGCCCACGCGCCGCCACGCAAACGCCCCCACGGACGCTTCAAAAGCCGTGGGGGCACGTGGGTCACTAGTTTGTCGGTGCTGGTTTCGTTGCTGGCACTGCTGCCGATTGCGTTTGTGATCGGCGTGTCCTGGCAAATCGGCTGGGCACAGATCGAAGCGTTGGTGTGGCGCCCGCGCGTGGGCGAATTGCTGGTCAACACCGTGTTGCTGGTGCTGTTCACCCTGCCGTTGTGCGTGGCGCTGGGCATCGCGCTGGCGTGGTTGACCGAACGCAGCAACCTGCCGGGGCGCCGCGCCTGGTCGTTGTTGGCCGTCGCGCCGCTGGCGGTGCCGGCGTTTGTGCACAGTTACGCGTGGGTCAGCCTGGTGCCGTCGATCCACGGCTTGCCGGCCGGGGTGCTGGTGTCGGTGATTGCCTATTTCCCCTTTCTGTACCTGCCGGTGGCGGCGACCCTGCGCCGGCTCGATCCGGCGATTGAAGACGTGGCCGAATCCCTGGGCCTCAAGCCCTGGGCGGTGTTCTGGCGGGTGGTGTTGCCCCAGCTGCGCCTGGCGATCTGCGGCGGCGCGCTGCTGGTCGGCCTGCATCTGTTGGCCGAATACGGCCTGTACGCGATGATCCGCTTCGACACCTTCACCACGGCGATTTTCGATCAGTTCAAATCCACCTTTAATGGCCCGGCGGCGAATATGCTGGCGGCCGTATTGGCCCTGTGCTGCCTGGCGATGCTCACCGTCGAGGCCTCGGCACGTGGCCATGCGCGCTATGCGCGGGTCGGTTCCGGCAGCGCCCGCGAGCAGCGCATCGTGCGGCTGAGCCCCGCCACCACCCTGCTCGCCCTCGGTTTGCAAGCCATTACCTGCGCGTTGGCCCTGGGCGTGCCGCTGTTCACCCTGGGCAAATGGCTGATCGCCGGGGGCCGCGAGGTCTGGCAGTTCAGTGAATTGCTGCCGGCGCTGGAACAAACCGTACTGTTGGGCATTGCCGGCGCCGTGCTGACCACCTGCGCGGCGGTGCCGATCGCCTGGCTGTCGATTCGCGCACCGGGGCGCCTGCAACGCATCCTGGAAAGCTGCAACTACATCACCAGTTCATTGCCCGGCATTGTCGTGGCACTGGCGCTGGTCACGGTGACCATCCACTTTGCCCGGCCGATCTACCAGACCACGATCACCGTACTGCTCGCCTACCTGCTGATGTTCCTGCCACGGGCGCTGGTGAGCCTGCGCGCCGGTATCGCCCAGGCCCCGGTGGAACTGGAAAACATGGCGCGCAGCCTGGGCCGTTCGCCGGGCCGGGCACTGTGGTTGATCACCATGCGCCTGGCCGCGCCCGCCGCCGCTGCGGGCGCGGCGCTGGTGTTCCTGGCGATCACCAACGAACTGACCGCCACCCTGTTGCTGGCGCCGAACGGCACGCGCACCCTGGCCACCGGGTTCTGGGCGATGACCAGCGAAATCGACTACGCCGCCGCCGCGCCCTATGCGTTGATCATGATTCTGCTCTCACTGCCGTTGACCGGCCTCCTCTACCACCAATCCAAACGCACGGCCGGCCGATGA
- a CDS encoding COG4705 family protein, whose translation MNATAARWLNKVPEVTLSFWVIKILSTTVGETGADYLAVDAGFGAGWTSLGMAALLAIALFWQMRTKAYTPWIYWLTVVLVSIVGTQITDILTDKLDVSLYTSTAIFSVLLGLNFVVWFRTERSLSIRAIVTPRREWFYWTTVLCTFALGTAAGDLATEALGLGFTLGAVIFAGLIAAALLAWRLGVNSVLTFWIAYILTRPFGASLGDLLTQAKTYGGLGMGASWTSALFLCVIVLLVAMAQLNVGNCKAITQ comes from the coding sequence ATGAATGCCACAGCAGCCCGTTGGCTGAACAAAGTACCCGAGGTGACGCTGTCATTCTGGGTAATCAAGATCCTGTCCACCACCGTGGGCGAAACCGGCGCGGACTACCTCGCCGTCGATGCCGGCTTCGGCGCCGGCTGGACCAGCCTGGGCATGGCCGCGCTGTTGGCGATCGCGCTGTTCTGGCAGATGCGCACCAAGGCCTACACGCCGTGGATCTACTGGCTGACCGTGGTGCTGGTGAGCATCGTGGGCACGCAGATCACCGACATCCTCACCGATAAACTCGACGTGAGCCTGTACACCAGCACGGCGATTTTCTCGGTGTTGCTGGGCCTCAACTTCGTGGTCTGGTTCCGTACCGAACGCAGCCTGTCGATCCGCGCCATCGTCACCCCGCGCCGCGAATGGTTCTACTGGACCACGGTGCTCTGCACCTTTGCCCTCGGCACCGCCGCCGGCGACCTGGCCACCGAAGCCCTGGGCTTGGGCTTTACCCTCGGCGCAGTGATCTTCGCCGGCTTGATCGCCGCTGCCCTGCTGGCCTGGCGCCTGGGGGTCAACAGCGTGCTGACCTTCTGGATCGCCTACATCCTCACCCGACCGTTTGGCGCGTCCCTCGGCGACCTGCTCACCCAGGCCAAGACCTACGGTGGCCTGGGCATGGGCGCCAGTTGGACCAGCGCACTGTTCCTCTGCGTCATTGTCCTGCTGGTCGCCATGGCGCAATTGAACGTCGGCAACTGCAAAGCCATCACCCAATGA
- the xylA gene encoding xylose isomerase: MTYFPGVEKVRFEGPTSDAPLAFRHYDANKLILGKPMREHLRMAACYWHTFVWPGADMFGMGTFKRPWQRSGEPMDLAIGKAQAAFEFFSKLGIDYYSFHDTDVAPEGSSLKEYRNHFAQMVDHLERHQEQTGVKLLWGTANCFSNPRYAAGAASNPDPEVFAYAAAQVCSAMNATLRLKGANYVLWGGREGYETLLNTDLKREREQLGRFMRMVVEHKHKIGFKGDLLIEPKPQEPTKHQYDYDSATVFGFLHEYGLEHEIKVNIEANHATLAGHSFHHEIATAVSLGIFGSIDANRGDPQNGWDTDQFPNSVEEMTLATYEILKAGGFKNGGYNFDSKVRRQSLDEIDLFHGHVAAMDTLALALERAAAMVQNDRLQQFKDQRYAGWQQPLGQAVLAGEFSLQSLAEHAFAHELNPQAVSGRQEMLEGIVNRFIYT, encoded by the coding sequence ATGACGTACTTCCCCGGTGTCGAGAAGGTCCGCTTCGAAGGCCCCACCAGCGACGCCCCGCTCGCCTTTCGCCACTACGACGCCAATAAACTGATCCTCGGCAAACCGATGCGCGAGCACCTGCGCATGGCCGCCTGTTATTGGCACACCTTCGTCTGGCCAGGGGCGGACATGTTTGGCATGGGCACCTTCAAGCGCCCGTGGCAGCGCAGCGGCGAGCCGATGGACCTGGCCATCGGCAAGGCGCAGGCGGCCTTTGAGTTTTTCTCCAAGCTGGGTATCGATTACTACAGCTTTCACGACACCGACGTGGCACCCGAAGGCAGCTCGCTCAAGGAATACCGCAACCACTTCGCGCAGATGGTCGATCACCTCGAACGTCACCAGGAACAGACCGGCGTCAAACTGCTGTGGGGTACCGCCAATTGCTTCAGCAACCCGCGCTATGCCGCCGGCGCCGCGAGCAACCCGGACCCGGAGGTGTTCGCCTACGCCGCCGCCCAGGTGTGCAGCGCGATGAACGCCACGCTGCGGCTCAAAGGCGCCAACTATGTGCTGTGGGGCGGTCGCGAGGGCTATGAAACCCTGCTCAATACCGACCTCAAGCGCGAGCGCGAACAGCTCGGGCGCTTTATGCGCATGGTGGTGGAGCACAAGCACAAGATCGGCTTCAAGGGCGACCTGCTGATCGAACCCAAGCCCCAGGAGCCAACCAAGCACCAATACGATTACGACAGCGCCACGGTGTTCGGCTTTCTGCATGAGTACGGCCTGGAACACGAGATCAAGGTGAACATCGAGGCCAACCACGCGACCCTGGCCGGGCACAGCTTTCATCATGAGATCGCCACCGCCGTGTCCCTGGGCATCTTCGGCAGCATCGACGCCAACCGCGGCGACCCGCAGAACGGCTGGGACACCGACCAGTTCCCCAACAGCGTCGAGGAAATGACCCTGGCCACCTATGAAATCCTCAAGGCTGGCGGGTTCAAGAATGGCGGCTATAACTTCGATTCCAAGGTACGCCGCCAGAGCCTGGACGAGATCGACCTGTTCCACGGGCATGTCGCCGCCATGGACACCCTGGCGCTGGCGCTGGAACGCGCGGCGGCGATGGTGCAGAACGATCGGTTGCAGCAGTTCAAGGACCAGCGCTATGCCGGCTGGCAGCAACCGTTGGGCCAGGCGGTACTGGCGGGCGAATTCAGCCTGCAATCCCTGGCCGAACATGCGTTCGCCCATGAGCTGAACCCGCAGGCGGTGAGTGGCCGGCAAGAGATGCTGGAAGGCATCGTGAACCGGTTCATCTACACCTGA
- a CDS encoding sugar ABC transporter permease, whose translation MNQLKQLFTRYKMLALVIAVAVIWLFFSWQTEGGFVTPRNLSNLLRQMSITGILACGMVLVIISGEIDLSVGSLLGLLGGLAAILDVVYHLPLLANLSLVALCGLMIGLANGYMTAYLRIPSFIVGLGGMLAFRGILLGITGGTTIAPVSPSLVYVGQGYLPYHVGVGLGVLLFALTLFLTWKQRRNRALHGLAAHSRARDVLRVVVIGAVLAGFVTTLNRYDGIPVPVLLLLVLLGVFSYVTSQTVFGRRVYAVGSNMEATRLSGINVQAVKLWIFGIMGVMCALAGLVNTARLAAGSPSAGNMGELDAIAACFIGGTSMRGGSGTVYGALLGALVITSLDNGMSMLDVDSYWQMIVKGSILVLAVWVDVSTRAGRR comes from the coding sequence ATGAATCAGCTCAAACAGCTGTTTACCCGCTACAAAATGCTCGCCCTGGTCATCGCCGTGGCGGTCATCTGGTTGTTTTTCAGCTGGCAGACCGAAGGCGGCTTCGTCACCCCGCGCAACCTGTCCAACCTGCTGCGGCAGATGTCGATCACCGGGATTCTGGCCTGCGGCATGGTGCTGGTGATCATCAGCGGCGAGATCGATTTGTCAGTGGGCTCACTGCTCGGGTTGCTGGGCGGGCTCGCGGCGATTCTGGACGTGGTCTATCACCTGCCGCTGCTGGCCAACCTGAGCCTGGTGGCGCTGTGCGGGTTGATGATCGGTTTGGCCAACGGCTACATGACCGCGTACCTGCGCATTCCCTCGTTTATCGTCGGCTTGGGCGGCATGCTGGCGTTTCGCGGGATTCTGCTGGGCATCACCGGCGGCACCACCATCGCACCGGTGTCGCCGTCGCTGGTGTATGTGGGCCAGGGCTATTTGCCGTATCACGTGGGGGTGGGGCTCGGTGTTTTGCTGTTCGCCCTGACCCTGTTTCTCACCTGGAAACAACGGCGCAACCGTGCACTGCATGGCTTGGCCGCGCATTCACGGGCGCGCGATGTATTGCGCGTGGTGGTGATCGGCGCGGTACTCGCCGGGTTCGTCACCACCCTCAACCGCTACGACGGCATCCCCGTACCGGTGCTGCTGTTGCTGGTGCTGCTCGGGGTGTTCAGCTACGTCACCAGCCAGACCGTGTTCGGCCGCCGCGTGTATGCGGTGGGCAGCAACATGGAAGCCACACGCCTGTCAGGCATCAACGTGCAGGCGGTGAAACTGTGGATCTTCGGCATCATGGGCGTGATGTGCGCCCTCGCCGGCCTGGTCAACACCGCCCGCCTCGCCGCCGGTTCACCGTCGGCGGGCAACATGGGCGAACTCGACGCCATCGCCGCCTGCTTTATCGGCGGCACCTCCATGCGCGGCGGCTCGGGCACGGTGTATGGGGCACTGCTCGGCGCGTTGGTGATTACCAGCCTGGATAACGGCATGTCGATGCTGGACGTGGACAGTTACTGGCAGATGATCGTCAAGGGCAGCATTTTGGTGCTGGCGGTGTGGGTGGATGTGAGTACGCGGGCGGGTCGGCGCTGA